Within the Echinicola sp. 20G genome, the region TAGCAAAGCTAGGCTGGGAAATCGGAAAAGATATTGATGGACTTGTCACAGCTGACGATGTGGTCAATGGCAGACCTCAGCCGGATATGATCCTAAAAGCAATGGAAATTGTAGGAGTGAAAGATCCCCACAGGGTACTTAAGGCTGGAGATTCAACTATTGATATTGAAGAAGGTAAAAATGCCAATTGCGGATTGACCATTGGGGTCTTGAGCGGTGCACAAACTGAGAATCAGCTTAAGACAGCCTCACCTGATCATATCTTGAATAGTGTAGCGGAATTGGAAAGTATTTTATTATAATTAGTTTGTTTATTGTTTGTATCGCAAGGCCTGCCCATTGGGTAGGCTTTACTTTTCATTGTTGATGAAGAAATAGAATACCAACATTTTGGCTGGTTTACTTGCGTTATTTACAGGGACATGGGGAATTCGGCCATCAAAGAATATGGCGTCTCCTTCCTGCAAAAGAACTTCCTCTTCACTGATAATATAACTGCATTCTCCGGAGATCATATATTTGAATTCAAAGGCATCGGTCTTAACCTTGTCTCTTTTGGACCCTGGTTGAACCTCAAGCATAACTGCTTCAAAACCCATGGAGGCAAGCTGTTTGCCAAAAATCAACTTGTAAACAAAACCTTCAGCATCCTCTTCTTTTTCAATGACTGAAAAGTCGGCTGATCGGCAAACAAAAAAGTTGTTTTCCCCATATTGGGGCAATCCGCTGAAAAACTCCGGAACATCTATTTCAAGCGACTTTATGATGCTCAATAAAACAGGTAAAGATGGTATGGTTCGGCCATTTTCTATTCTTGAAATAAGTCCATTACTCACATCTGCTTTGGAAGCAAGGGTGTGAATGGTTTGCCCATTGCTTTTTCTGATTTCCTTGATTCGTTTCCCAATACCTACTAAATAATCTTCCATTCCTTATTTTCTGAGCAATCTTAAAAATTTTGTTGGAGCAGCTTAAATTTCAAGTATATAATCCAAGATTCCTGCATTTTTCCCTTTTGGTCTTGTTACTACGAGTGGAAAATCCTCGTTAAGCTGGATCAATCTTTCAGCAATGCTTCCAATGAACAGGGCTGTTGCTGCTGTTCTTCCTTTGGCCCCAATAATAATCCCATCCACATCAAGTTCCTTGGCCTTGTTCATGATATCTTCAACAGGGTCATCATTGTTGTCAATGGTGTACATTGGATCTATTTTTACATTCTTTGTATCGATCTTACGAATGAACTTTTTGAAATTCACTTGTGCATTGACCTTCATGATTTCCGCAAATTCCTCATAGCTTTTCCCGGTAAGGTGATAGCCTGACGGGACAGAGAATACGTTTTGACAAATAATCTCTACGTGTTTTCCATTTCTTTCTGCTATCATGATAGCTTCCTCCAAAGCATCTTTGGAATAATCAGAAAAATCACTTGGAACTAACAGTTTGTCAACTTTGATTTCTTTGCAATTTTCAGGAACGATCATTAGTGAGCAAGAAGCCCTTCTGGCCAGTCTTTGTGAGACTACACCACTTCCCGGTAAGGTTGTTTTTCTACCCACCAAGATCATATCTGCAGACTTCTCGTGGGCAAGTTTTAGTATTTTTTTAGATAGCTGCCCTTCTTTCACCACATAGGAAATGGCAATGTCATCACTTTTGTTGAAATGCTTTTCAACGATCGCTTTCATTTGTCCCTTCCTTTCATCCACCATGTTTTCTACCAGGTTTGGAAACTCCTTAAGGATGTCTTTTGGTATCTGAAGGTTTCGGATAACATTAGTAAAATAGACTTTCTTTGTGTTGTTGATCTTAGCAATAAAAGAGGCATATTTTACCAAAATTTCATCCATTTCGGTGTGGTCGAGGCAAACGATTAGTTTTTTAATTTGATACATTTCCTAAGCAGCTAAGTTTGGTGCAAAATTATGATTTAATGTGGAGTGAAAGCAATTAAAAATTAATTATTGTAGCAATCTTCCAAGCACTGCCATGTAGCAGAAGTCTTGATCGAATATAAACTTAATGTTTAAAATTTACCAAAAAAACAGGCTTTTAGCTAAAGAGATTGGTAAACATCCATTTTTTTGATAAATCCATTTCATAAGTTAATTGTTGATTTGAGTATAAGATTAATGTCTCTTCAAAAATTGTTGAATAAGAATTTAAAATAGATCAATTTGGTGACTGAAGAATATTGTTACAAATAATTTTATTGATCAAGTGTTTTTTTGTTCAAATATTTCGTGTTTGATAATTTATTCAAATTATTGAATATGAGTTACTTGAGGTGGTTTCTATATCAAAATGGATATCTTTATCATTCCTCAATCTTATTTGTATATTTGCAAAAGGCTCGGATCGCCGACATGTTCAAACTTCACAATTAACAAAAATACCGAGTGAAGCCTTTTTTCAAAACCAGGCCTCATCCTGATTTATTTCAGGACCTCGTTTCTTCGGAAGCAGGATAACAGTGGAAGGTTGCGAAATTCGGGCAGCTCAAATCTTGTCTATAAAGAGGTTTGCAACACTCTAAGGTCCGGGCTTTTTGTTTTTTTAGTTCTTAACTCATACGTCCTACCAAAAAAACAAAAAGAGAGAAATGAAGATCATTTTCCCTCTTTTGATTGTTATGGTTAGTTGTGTTGTTTTTTAATAAAGAATTCTGAACCTGATTGTACCCTCTATTTCTTTCATGGCATCGATTACATCTGGCGAATAAGCCTTGTCTATATCCGTAATCACATAGCCGATTTTTTCATTGGTTTTCAGGTATTGGCCCACAATGTTGATTTTGTAGTTTGCCAACACTTGGTTGATTTTGGCCAGTACACCAGGAGCGTTATGGTGAATGTGGATCAACCTGTGCGCATCACG harbors:
- a CDS encoding XRE family transcriptional regulator codes for the protein MEDYLVGIGKRIKEIRKSNGQTIHTLASKADVSNGLISRIENGRTIPSLPVLLSIIKSLEIDVPEFFSGLPQYGENNFFVCRSADFSVIEKEEDAEGFVYKLIFGKQLASMGFEAVMLEVQPGSKRDKVKTDAFEFKYMISGECSYIISEEEVLLQEGDAIFFDGRIPHVPVNNASKPAKMLVFYFFINNEK
- a CDS encoding universal stress protein encodes the protein MYQIKKLIVCLDHTEMDEILVKYASFIAKINNTKKVYFTNVIRNLQIPKDILKEFPNLVENMVDERKGQMKAIVEKHFNKSDDIAISYVVKEGQLSKKILKLAHEKSADMILVGRKTTLPGSGVVSQRLARRASCSLMIVPENCKEIKVDKLLVPSDFSDYSKDALEEAIMIAERNGKHVEIICQNVFSVPSGYHLTGKSYEEFAEIMKVNAQVNFKKFIRKIDTKNVKIDPMYTIDNNDDPVEDIMNKAKELDVDGIIIGAKGRTAATALFIGSIAERLIQLNEDFPLVVTRPKGKNAGILDYILEI